In Zingiber officinale cultivar Zhangliang chromosome 9B, Zo_v1.1, whole genome shotgun sequence, the genomic window CTTCGCTGATGGGCTCCTCGGTGGACGAAAACCGCGAAGGGGATGAGGAGGAGAGGCTGGAGGAGTCTTCTGTTTCTTCGTGGATCTCATAGTCGTCGCCGCTGCCGACGCAGGAGCTGCTGTATTCGTCGGGGACTCCGTCATCGTCGTCATGGTAGTAGTTACTTGAAATGTAGCTGTCGGCGGTGCGGCGAGCGTCAGCGGTGGTCCGTTCGCCGTTCACCCGGTTGATGTAGTAGATTTCTCCTGTCTAGCATAAAGAAGGATGAAAAAGCTCATTATCGATGTCAAAAAAAACACATTTTTTTGACAGATTTTCGACCGAAAATATAGCAAAAATGCAACGCAGAAGATCAAGATAGATCTCTCTTTCTGCTCATCCATAGAATTAGAAAAAATTGTTCATTCTTTATAAAACCGGATACAGTGACATTGAATGAAGCAGGAAAAGGGCAAGAAAGCTGAACCAATTAAAGACAATCAAAACTAGAAAAACAGCTCCTTAATTCACATCGCACCAAAACCCCCAACTTGCGAAGGAAATAGAGCGAACtgcatttatgatcaatgatTTGGGGACAGGGAGGAGCAGAAGGGCATTTAAGGAAGGGGCAAGGTCGCACGCACCAACAAGACGAGGCACTGCTCCCATTGGACTGGAAGGGCGACCTCCGAGTTCAGCTCCACCAAGATCCCGCGGCCGCTATCGTACGTCGCTCGCCCCGGCGAGATGCGCTGGCGGCGAGTGCCCCCTTTCTCGGCCTTCCCCAAGCGAGCACCTCCTCAGCGACGCGGCGATCGTCTTCACGTCGGCGGCCGCCGCCATCACTCCAACCGAACTCCCCCCGACCAATGCGAatcgaagaagaaggaaaagaagagaaaacaaggaTTAACGCACACGTCCACAAAATTAATTCTCGAAATACACTTTTTTTATTTAATGGCagaaaaataaaagcaaaattCCCTTTTGTACTAGGTTTGCGGATCCAGTTGAACGGGTCTTCTACGCGGATCGGACTCTTCAGCGGTGTTCGGATCAACGTCCAGGCTCGTGCTCAATTGATATTCTCATTTTTGGAatgaaaaatgatatgttcaaggAAAAAAATTCAAGGAAAAATTTAAGAATAGACATATAAAGTGATGAgatccacaaaaagtgaaatgatggTTCATAACTTTATATGTCTATTCTTGAACttttcctttaatttttttttttttttttttttttttgcatatcatTGTTCTTTTAGAATTTTACGACGGCTAATGGGCTGGAGTAAGCCCACATTCGCCACGAGCGTGTTGAATTAGCCGGCTTGGCAGACAAACTTAGTCAGACCGAGCATTGAGAATCATGTGATGACGTGGAATAATGGGAGTCACGGCAATGGAATGACCCTACTCGTCACAACTGCGACGTGAAGCTAAGGACGAAGGTGGTCACGACCCTAACTCCAAAAACTCCACGTCTTCATGTTTTCCTTGTTATTTCCTTTCCTATAATAATCGCACGTTTCCTTTTCCCCCACTGCTCGACGCGTCATGTGCCGTTTATGTTTGACCCGAACCTTTCTTCGATTACACGCCATTTCTTCGACTAATTATTAATTAACGAGCGCAACGGCCCCATGGCCCAGCCCATCCGGTCGAATGCAATAGCACCCAACCGGCTATCTTATAAAATCCGATTTATTCTATATTATTAACACCCTCTTGTTTGAAACCACATCGATCGAACAGAGCAAGTATAGAGAGCGGCAGCACATCGAATGGCGAGAGGAGATACCATGGTGGAGCACGATTTCTTCCAGATCGAGAAGCTGAAGGCGGCCAGCTTCCGCGCCGCGGATGGAAAAAGCGCCGCGCGAAGTAGTgagtcgatcgatcgatcgatcttgCTCCGTTATTTCACGTCGctgtatttttttaaagttttgcgATCTGAGATATGCTTTCGATTTGCTGTTTAGGGATCCAAAGCGTGGTGTCGAGGATCAACCCTCAGCTACTCAGGAGCGTGATCGCCCCCGGCGCCACCGAGATGCCGCCGGAAAAGGCAGCCTTGCTTTTATCTTCTTCGTCGCAGCCGCCGCATCCAGTGACGATCCTGAACCCCTCCATCAGGTTCGCCCCGATCCATCTTTCTACTCCTTGAAATGTATAATCATCGATTCCTCATCGCGATAACAAATTTGATTCACATTTTTCAACtgcaaaccaaaaaaaaaaactagatcggTTGCAGAGATTTCAAACGAAACGGCGCCGCTCACAATCTTCTACAACGGTTCGATGGCCGTTTTCGACCTCCCACGAGACAAGGTAGGTCACTAGCATTTCCCCCCATCCAGTTTCCcatcttttctattttttaaaaaataaaagccaTAATTATTAACAGGCAGAGACGATCATGAAACTGGTGGAGACGGCGAACGACGGCAGTTCAAGTGACCAGAGGAAAGGCGGCATACGTTTACCGGAGGAACTCGACGGAGGTAAAATTCAAGGTCTCTTTGCCCCCCTTCAATCGGTCATCTTTTTGACTTAAAATTGATTAATGCTCCTCCTTTTCCTGGTGGCGCAGAACTGCCCCCGATGGCGCGGAGGAAGTCATTGCAGCGATTCATCGCGAAGCGCAAACAGAGGTAGTAATAATTACTAAATAAATCACTACTAGCCGGTGAGAAACTAGTTCCCCGAGCGCTGCGGCAGTGTTTTCGTTAAACTGACTAGTGCAGTGGCCGGTTGTTTAAAACGTGCAGATTGACCGTGGCAGGCCCATACGCGAAGGAAAAGGCGGTGCCGAAGAGATGACTTTGCTACTGTCTCAGCGTCATGCTTTTGACCATGGGAATCTTGCTGGCGTTGCTTGCTTAATTGTCTCTTGGTTTCTTAATTTGTGTTTGGGTGGCGAGGGATGACTTGCCGTTGATTGATCTCAATCATTACTTACGTGTTTTAGCTTGATATGGATATGTTCTCATGGACCTTGTACTTTATTGATTAACTATGGTTTCTTCGCTTCGTATCCGTTTGTTGGATAATCAAATACTTAGCAGTAAAGACTGAGCTGTTCCAAATAAATACGCAAACAATGAGGGTGTTGCAGTGTTTCTTTATATTGCTGGCCTGGCTAGTTTCTCGATGGAAGTGTGTGATGATTTGGACCCATAATTATGCTGATGTTGATGTTAcggatatattaaatgattaacaTATATCAGAACAGCGAAGGTGGCGCCGGTAGGTGAATTATGTTGCGACGCGTTTATTAATTCGATGAAAAATTCTGCAACGTAAGTGCAGGAAGCTGCCACGCAACATCCTCTATTGACATGATCAGAGAAGGTAACTCGCAAGTTAGTTGATTTTGTCCGAAAGTTGAGGAAGAGAAATGACTGAAATAATGTGATTAAAAAATACgagtaaagtagagaaaaatttttaatcttgaagtttatatataatttttattcataaaaaattttatttttattttctgcaTGTAAAATATTATTTACTTCAACTCCTCGTGTAAATATTGTTAACTAATTATCTCTcagattttttaagtaaaaaaaaatccaaaaatgagtataattcctcttaaagttAATATTTTACATtcaaatcgagtatattttttattaaattgagcatgatttttttcctattttaatataatttctcctaaatttaatactatttaaagaaaatctagtatattttctatccaattaagtatcattttaaaaaaatctagtatattttctatccaattgagtatcatttaaagaaaatctactatattcgaatatattttctattaaaattgtctTTCATATATTTTAgatataaatagtctaaaaatgagtataattcctattaaattcagcaatttaaactagaatcgagtatattttctattaaattgagtacgacttttttcctacttaatataatttcttctaaatttagcactatttaaattaaatctagtatattttccatccaattgagtatcatttaaagaaaatttagtatatttttcatcaaggtggaaaaagaatcgtgctcaatttgatagaaaatatactagattctaatttaatgtactgaatttaagaggaattatacttatttttagattttttataattaaaatatcaagggcaattaggtaagtatatttgactagggagtggaaacaaagattTATTCCAATAGGGGCTGCATACAAAATTATGTTTGTCAATAGGGGCTGCATGCAAAATTTCCCTTAAAATATTGACAGAATTATCATGATTCAAAGGGGAGAGTCTGATGAGttattttttatattgatttAATCGTCAGAAGATCTCTGATTAATATTATCTATAGATAATAATTAGATTTTATAGATTCTGTTTCGATCCTTAGTATCTCGATACTCATGGTAAGTCCTAAACATATACAAGGAGATAAACAAATAGTAGAACAATAAAATGTGTGGAGAATAAAGAATGAGTACAATGATGTATCATGGTCCGGGGGCATCTTCTGGTAGACTAGTGAGTTGGTCGTGACGCTGATCGAGTCGTCGTAATCCGAAAGAATAGATGAATGTAAGGCGAATGTGGAGTTGGATCTGGGGGTGATGGCCTAGAGTTGGATGCGGCACCGATTCGAAAGGTGGCACGCATGCTGAAATATGACAGTGGCATGCAAGCTGAAATATGACAGTGTCACACAGGTCGAAATATAATAATAGCTTAAAGGCCAAAACACTACATTAGTGCGAAGACGGGAACTTAGCGATGACATGGAACTAGTAGCGGCTCGAGGGCCGGAGCATAATAGACGAACAGAGTCGGAAAGGCGGCGATAATGGCAGGAAGTGGCTTGGAGGACGACGACAGTGGCCTTGAAGTTAGTGGCATGATCGGCGAGTGTGGTTACCTAAAGGTAGCAGTTGTTAGAGAGTGTTGGATTGGCGGCCAGCTGGCTGTGGACGCCGAAACTGGGGCAATGTCAGCGCGTGGAATGCTGACACGTGGGCTGTCAGCACGTGGATGCTGCCGATGAGGGAGGGTTGCGACTCGAGGCACTTGCCAGCGAGAGGAGGCAGAAGGCGTAGAGGCTTCCGACGTAGGAGGTGACTGACAGGTGACGAGGGAGGCAACGCTTGGGCTGCTGGTATgccgagagagagagggagaggtggcgcaGTGATGTCGGCGTGGAGAGGGCGACACAGCGTGCGTGAGGTTGGTGTAGAGAATGTTGGTTCCAGTGCAGCCggtaagaggagggtgaattgtccTGAAAATATAAGTATACCCTTTCTGAAACTTTCAACTATAGATTATAAAAACACTTTAATAAACtaattgaacaactaataaaaataaatgagatagaagaattacttggttacaacttagatggTTTCTAATCTAAGGCAGATGAAAACATtagaaaatctccttcgttgaaggcggagaagtctcttacactctttgaacgcTTAGAAATAAACTAGAAATTGATTACAAAAGTTGTTGAttaattcctaactccaggggacTTATTATAGCTCCTAAAAAATCCTATCCATGGgtgaaaggcgccttcaagagagTTCAAGGCACCTTCGAGTGGAAAACTCTATTcgccgaagataaaattttatctttggcTAACAGCTAGGAAAGACGCCTTCAATAGACTGGAAGGCGCATTTAATACTAtttatcgaaggcgccttccaaactatggaaggcaccttccaaactatggaaggcaccttccatgaggtAGATCAATTCCTTAGCTTATCTCTTTGCGTGGGTGATGCTCTggctaaccggagttgagctcacctgaacccaagtaCTTTCTTTTTCTCGAGTAGGCTtgcgctccggcttctcgtccctcggaaacactacgtgcgtccttctcgctccactggCGTACCCTTCCATAGCTTATCGTCCCTTGAAAGTACCAAGTCGGTCAACTCGATTCCCGTATCATCCTTCTCATTCACCaagtctttcgctcgacttcttacgTTTCTAACTCCTTGCACACTCAGACGCAAGACATTAAATAACGTAgagcctaacttgacttgattgatcatatcaaaatcatcCTGGGGTACTAACAGAGAGAACATGAAGAACCCCCCAACGGGATGATGGTGTCCCCGGGGGGCAGCAGTCTAGTGAGCAGTGGAGGCATTGAAGGCCCCATTGGCATGCTAGGCAGTGGACCGAAAACTAGCCAAAAAACCTCCCATTCACGTGAACAGTGTCCGCTCTAAAAGCCTTAACTAGAAATTGACCAAAATGCCCCTCCTCTTCTCCTCAATTCCTCTGGGGTCCTCCAGATACCATTCGCATCACAAGCTTcactctcaagtctagtcgaaggagacgcgAGTTTGACTGACTGGACCAAGCCTATCATAAAGTATAATTATTTCTGATTACGAAGTCAAATCATTGGACCTATCAAACGGTACCGAGCGAGAGGCAATAGGCATGCCTAGCAAGCAGCAAAAGACAGTGTTGTATGAGCGACGATGATGGTGCCGATGGAGTGGCGAGTACCGATGAAGCAGAGAGTGTCGAAGTAATGAGCGAGGCATGCGAACTGAGTAGCAAATGATGCATGTGTCGACCGAGCAGCGAAAAATAGTGTAGAGCATATGGACGAGTGGATGTCAAGCGGGCGACCGAGCAGATAACGTGTTAACAATCAAATAAATGCTAAAGGAGCGACCAAGCAGCTGGCCGAGCGTATGCCTAACAGCCGACCAAGTGAACGACTGAGTGAATGCCAAGTGGCAAATGAGGTAAGTACCGACCAAACGCCAAGAGAGACCAGTATCGACTGAGTGAAGAGTGAGACGAGTGCCAACGGAGCAGCAAAAAATGGACACCAAAATGAGTGGTGAATAGACTGCTGAGCTAAGCGACGAACAAAATGTCGTGTGGAGTGGCGCACATAGTGTCGCGCTAAGTAATGAATGGAGTGTCAAACTGAGCGGCAAACAAAGTGCTGAGCAGAGCTACAAATAGGAGTGGAGCCCATGAATCGAATGCAAATGACGAGCTGAACGGTGAACAGTTACAGAGCCCATGAGTTGAAAAGGTTGAatatgttggtgcagtttgcactaacggtcttaCTAAGATTtttatgaatgacaaagtaagttaagttaaatattgttgtgatctaactactttaccaagtgtgcaggagttaaccagataggtcgatggcctgaccgaatatctggtaagaagtccagataggttgacgggccgaccggatatttggcaagaagtctagataggtcgatgggccgacctaatatctggcaagaagtccagacaagtcaatgggctgatcggatatttggcaagaagtctagataggtcgatgggccgaccggaaATCTGACAGGAAATCCAGTTGGGTCTACGTATCGGACAACTGGAaaactggtaagtaaaggtaagtaactacaggagagtgactaagtgaggacgcgtcctaGTTGAGGgggcagtaggcgtcggtccaggttAGGTCTATTTCGGAttcctaatctgagaccttgactagttcctgatccTGGGAGGACAAGAATTAATTACTACTCATttttataactgtgctaactttgttttacagggtataaTGTTTTAGTTTTTGACTAACATCTTTTTGCAGGATAAAAGAGCGAaaaagccttcggatgaacagtgcccgaaggcgccttcaatgctgatggaaggcaccttcacactgttcatggaaggcgccttccgcaggaTGAACTTTGGACTTCGTCGCGGATAAGAGCTGGGATGATCGGGATCAAAGTTCTCGTGTTGGAAGCACCTTCAATAGCTACGGAAGGCaccctccaagccctttataaggatgCTCGCCCAAAGCTTCCAATGCAACATTCATACGAGCTTCTACGCATCCAAAAAGACTTTCTGATTGCTTTAAgctcctgctacgactctactGCGAAGCTGCTGCACCCGACTACTACTCCCAAGATTTTAAATCGTGGTCGGTAGATCGACACATGAGCTCGTTTACATCAAAAGTGTTGGTAACAAAATTATTTACATGTACTTAATCACTGCAAATGAACAAGTacatgtgttgcacttgttccgtctttctatactcaatttcctcttccggaggtaccggaagagacttttagtggattacctattgATAGGTCCGCGAGACTTGGATCTTGGAGTacgagtcgtcgaaggctctgaatcaagtaaaccGCTTGTGTGTTTTCTGTGTAGTTTTACTTTCAACTTCGTACGTATTTTTCGCTGTGCATACTTGTGTTTTTTTTCAAACGAtaaaacaagtttttgaaaatcacatgattcacccccctctcacgtgcgtattGATCCAACAGAATCTCTCCTGATAATAGAGTCAAACCACTGAACCCATCATATAACATCTTGGTTGTAGCTGTGGTGATGCTGAGCGAACTGCCGAGCAAACAACGAAAAATAATACTTAGTCGATAATCGAGCAGGCGATCATGTGAATGCCAAGCAAGAAGTAAAACGGGTGCCGACCAAGGATGAATGAGGTGTCGAGAGTTAAACGCGAATGGGAGTGGATCTCATGAGCCGAATGAGAGCGGGGCCCATGAGCCAAGCAGGCGCGGAACACATGCGCCGAATGGAGGGCTGAGCAGGCGATCGAGCGATGTCAAGAGGGCTACCGAGAGAACGCTGAATGGTCTACTGAGCGGTGCCAAGCAAATGGGAGGACAATGCCGAGCGGGCTAATGAGAGAATACTGGCCAGGAAT contains:
- the LOC122024199 gene encoding protein TIFY 9-like isoform X2, which codes for MARGDTMVEHDFFQIEKLKAASFRAADGKSAARSRIQSVVSRINPQLLRSVIAPGATEMPPEKAALLLSSSSQPPHPVTILNPSIRSVAEISNETAPLTIFYNGSMAVFDLPRDKAETIMKLVETANDGSSSDQRKGGIRLPEELDGELPPMARRKSLQRFIAKRKQRLTVAGPYAKEKAVPKR
- the LOC122024199 gene encoding protein TIFY 9-like isoform X1 — its product is MARGDTMVEHDFFQIEKLKAASFRAADGKSAARSRIQSVVSRINPQLLRSVIAPGATEMPPEKAALLLSSSSQPPHPVTILNPSIRSVAEISNETAPLTIFYNGSMAVFDLPRDKAETIMKLVETANDGSSSDQRKGGIRLPEELDGELPPMARRKSLQRFIAKRKQSGRLFKTCRLTVAGPYAKEKAVPKR